One genomic window of Caenorhabditis elegans chromosome I includes the following:
- the F49B2.9 gene encoding uncharacterized protein (Confirmed by transcript evidence) translates to MSKEGAVGSSKKGENRHDKLLAPGVPLAQDERTEKNQLRSGKSAPIYVQVNKKKATKLAQPVPVAQDRKKKKKPRKVRDDDTLSDISDEMPQRVAPLEIPKPSYTDEHLKWLILWKIIDSLEYYKKDFE, encoded by the exons ATGAGTAAG GAAGGTGCAGTTGGGTCGAGTAAAAAAGGAGAGAATCGTCATGACAAGCTACTCGCTCCCGGGGTCCCACTGGCTCAGGATGAGCGGACTGAAAAGAATCAACTGAGAAGCGGAAAAAGTGCGCCAATATATGTTCAAGTCAATAAGAAGAAAGCTACGAAACTAGCTCAGCCGGTTCCAGTAGCTCAGGataggaagaagaagaagaagccgagAA aagtccGCGACGATGACACCCTTTCAGAC atttccgaTGAGATGCCCCAAAGGGTAGCCCCTCTGGAAATCCCGAAACCATCCTATACGGATGAACATCTCAAGTGGCTGATcctttggaaaattattgattctttggaatattataaaaaagattttgaataa